Below is a window of Shewanella khirikhana DNA.
CACCAGATTGTGGGAGTGCCCCAGGAGCTCCGACTCTGTGTAACCCGAAATTTCAATAAAACGTGGATTCACATAGGTGATAACACCGCGTAAATCTGTGGTGGAAATCAGTTCATCATCCCTGCGCAGCGGGACTTCGCGATTATTAACTGGACGGTTTCTGGACATTTTCTACTACGAAAGTTGATGTTGGTCGAATAACTTGAAAATTTGCGAACAATGTAGCAGTTTTTAACCTTGTTTGATGCAGGGGTTTACACTTTTTTATTGATGTAAATTAGTTGCTTGTTCCACATAACCATGAGTTTTGTAAGGTGTAGGTGAATTCGTGGTCAAACCGGCTGATTCTGGTTATTTGTTCTGAGTTGTGGTTTTAGGGGCGCTTAAAAAAATGTCATACGGTCATACTGCAAAGGACGTTAATTATCTGTATGGTAAAAAAGCAGTTTTTTAAGTTTCTCGCTAAGCCCCGGCACGGATGTCGCTCCCTTGGGAGCATCCGATGCGGGTCAAAGACAACAGCCAGGTCGCAGTTAACAGGGGACGCTCAGGGCAATGCAACTGAACACCAGAGGGCACAGGGTTCTCAGGCTCGCAAGACAGATGTTTGCGGTGGGCGCCTTTTTGATTTGCGTCAGTCTGCTCAGTGCTGCCCTGGGTTACCACCCGGCTGAAGGTGAGCTGTTCAGCCCGTTCAATCACAGCCTGTCGGAGCTTGGCACCTATGGTCTGTCGGCGCTGGCGGTGCTGGCCAATGGCGGGGTGTTCTTTGGCGGCTTGCTGCTGACACTGGCGAGCCTGCAGGGGATGCGAAGTGTTTCAGGGTTTGGTGTGCTGGTGTGGCTGACCCTGGCGGCGAGCTGGCTGGCGCTGGCGTTGTCTGGCCTGTTTCCGTCCAACGTCTATCACCTGCACACGGTGGCACTGAAGTGGTATTTCTATTTTGGGCTTGCGGCAACCCTTGGGTATTTGCTGTGGCTTGCGCTCAGAAGTGAGCGTCCGAGCAGCCCTCTGGCGCTGGGGCTTTGCTCAGTCAGTTTACTGTTTGTCAGCGCCTTTTTGGTGTTGCCCCATCTGGCGCTGGAGTCACTGCCGTTTAACCGCCCCTTTTATGAAGAAGCCTATTCGCCGTTCCCCCGTCCAAGCCTGTGGTGGCCTGCGGTGCTGGAATGGGGCAGTTTGCTGGCCATGCTGCTGTGGCAGGCTGAATTGCTGCGACGTCCCGAATAGCAGCACTTCCCTGTGCGATGCTCTCTCCCTGCATTCAAGCAGTACACGCCCCAACGGTCAGGTTAGCCTGTGGAGCGGCTAAAGCCTGCTTCGCCAAACCAATAACCATTGCACTCATCCGCCGTCACCGGCGTATGGATATCGAGCGTTGGCAGGGTCGCTGAGGCCGGGGAGATCCTAAACCAATCCACCCCCATTGCCTGCATCTCGGCCCATTGTCCGGCCAGATTAACGCAGGCCGCCGACTGGGTCTGAATACCATTTAAGCGCAGCAGTGGCTGCGACTCCTGGGTTTGCACCAACAATCCCTTGCTGTGCTCGCGGCAAATGGTTTGGCAGCCATCTTTGGCAAGCCCCTTGTGACGGGCGGTAAAGCAGCGGGCCGAGTGCGCCAGTGGCAGATGGCCATGGCCGAGCACTTCCACCTCGGGGCGCTGCGGTTTGCCGCCAAGCTGCTCAAGCACCTTGGCAAGCCAGTCTTTTGAAAGCTCGATCGGCATTACAAAGCGCTGCATGCCCCAGTCGGCAAGCTTTTGAATACTGGCGGCATTATAGAGATTGATATGGGGGCCACAAACGAAGGGCACGCCGGCCTCGCGGGCATAACCCACCGCCGCCATGTCGTTGGCTTCAATCATAAACTCGCCATTGTTAACCTGCTTTTTAAGCTCACTGAGCTCGCCGGCGGCTTCAATCAGCGCCAGCGTTGACAGCACCACCTGCTTGCCGCTGCCTTTGAGCATTTTGGCAAGCTCAAGATAGTCGCTGCTTCTGAGTTCACGCCTGCGGCTGCATACGGCTTCGCCGAGGTACACAAGCTCAATGTCGCTTTGGGCAACATGCTGATAA
It encodes the following:
- a CDS encoding U32 family peptidase, with the protein product MKTSLGPLLYCWEKDKVSDFYQHVAQSDIELVYLGEAVCSRRRELRSSDYLELAKMLKGSGKQVVLSTLALIEAAGELSELKKQVNNGEFMIEANDMAAVGYAREAGVPFVCGPHINLYNAASIQKLADWGMQRFVMPIELSKDWLAKVLEQLGGKPQRPEVEVLGHGHLPLAHSARCFTARHKGLAKDGCQTICREHSKGLLVQTQESQPLLRLNGIQTQSAACVNLAGQWAEMQAMGVDWFRISPASATLPTLDIHTPVTADECNGYWFGEAGFSRSTG